One genomic window of Salvelinus alpinus chromosome 9, SLU_Salpinus.1, whole genome shotgun sequence includes the following:
- the LOC139584641 gene encoding uncharacterized protein isoform X2, which produces MAIDAVMWQNGGMCGLDHWNFVMHPVDTAMTCDPNGSYARTWCPELAAVPDDFIHKPYLEERSHSLQDVKLVRRHFGEYVDPRSGCDLAPPRSWRPWVCINSLLLLYRVS; this is translated from the exons ATGGCCATAGATGCCGTGATGTGGCAGAATGGAGGCATGTGTGGTCTGGACCACTGGAACTTTGTCATGCATCCTGTTGACACGGCCATGACCTGTGACCCTAACGGAAGTTACGCCAGGACGTGGTGCCCTGAGTTGGCTGCTGTGCCTGATGACTTCATACACAAACCCT ATCTGGAGGAAAGGAGCCACTCTCTGCAGGACGTGAAGTTGGTGAGGAGGCATTTTGGGGAGTACGTGGACCCCCGTTCGGGGTGCGACCTGGCCCCCCCCCGGTCTTGGAGGCCCTGGGTGTGCATCAACTCACTGCTTCTATTGTATCGTGTCTCATGA
- the LOC139584641 gene encoding uncharacterized protein isoform X1, which produces MAIDAVMWQNGGMCGLDHWNFVMHPVDTAMTCDPNGSYARTWCPELAAVPDDFIHKPCKCPASMLRRTDLEERSHSLQDVKLVRRHFGEYVDPRSGCDLAPPRSWRPWVCINSLLLLYRVS; this is translated from the exons ATGGCCATAGATGCCGTGATGTGGCAGAATGGAGGCATGTGTGGTCTGGACCACTGGAACTTTGTCATGCATCCTGTTGACACGGCCATGACCTGTGACCCTAACGGAAGTTACGCCAGGACGTGGTGCCCTGAGTTGGCTGCTGTGCCTGATGACTTCATACACAAACCCTGTAAGTGTCCAGCCTCCATGCTGCGCCGAACCG ATCTGGAGGAAAGGAGCCACTCTCTGCAGGACGTGAAGTTGGTGAGGAGGCATTTTGGGGAGTACGTGGACCCCCGTTCGGGGTGCGACCTGGCCCCCCCCCGGTCTTGGAGGCCCTGGGTGTGCATCAACTCACTGCTTCTATTGTATCGTGTCTCATGA
- the LOC139584640 gene encoding glycine cleavage system H protein, mitochondrial-like — translation MMTSNKRDSHCSCKDATKMATCVMIRCLSSNFTSAMPFLYSSAQLTPSRMVSRAYVLRTLFTTTRLSSALKFTDKHEWIRVEGEVGTVGISKFAQEALGDVVYCGLPEVGTQLAQTDEFGALESVKAASELYSPLTGEVTEVNTLLADNPGLVNKSCYKDGWLMKMTIANPKELDALMDEKAYERYIRSIED, via the exons ATGATGACGTCTAATAAACGCGACAGCCACTGCAGTTGTAAAGACGCGACGAAAATGGCTACGTGTGTAATGATACGTTGCTTGTCTTCCAACTTTACCTCTGCCATGCCCTTTCTCTACAGTTCGGCACAGCTAACTCCCTCTCGGATGGTATCAAGGGCATATGTACTACGGACTCTGTTCACTACCACCCGACTCTCATCAG CTCTTAAATTCACAGACAAACACGAATGGATAcgagtagagggagaggtagggacgGTTGGCATCAGCAAATTTGCTCAG GAGGCTCTAGGAGATGTGGTGTACTGTGGACTACCAGAGGTTGGCACACAGCTGGCACAGACTG ATGAATTTGGAGCATTGGAGAGTGTGAAGGCAGCCAGTGAGCTGTACTCTCCTCTAACCGGGGAAGTCACAGAGGTCAACACACTCCTGGCAGACAACCCCGGCCTCGTCAACAAGTCCTGCTACAAAGACG GATGGCTGATGAAGATGACCATTGCTAACCCTAAGGAGCTGGATGCTCTGATGGATGAGAAGGCTTATGAGAGATACATCAGATCCATAGAAGACTAG